The DNA segment CTCGGTACTGCTGTTCGCGCTGCCGCCGCCGGTTGTGATCGTAAAGTCGCCACCAAGGATCTGTAGATCGGTTGCGGCTTGGATGCCGTCAGAGGCTGCCGTGATCGCGAAGGTGCCGGATTCGATCGTCAAGGTTCCTTTGCCCTCTTCCTCCTCGTTTGTGGACTGCAGTCCGTCTCCGCCCGCATCAATCGTGAAAGTACCGGAGCTGATGAAGAGCGAATCGCTGCCTTTGATTGCGTCGCCTACAGAAGTGATGTCATAGGTACCTTCTGCGATGGTCACATCATCTTTACCTTTGATTGCGTGAGCATAATTGGCATCGACGACCAACGTTCCCGTTCCGTTCAGGATGAGGTCGGATTTGCTGAACAGGGTCGCATCCGGTTCGTCTTCACTGTCTTCGAAGGTATAGGTTTCTCCGTCGCTTAAAGTATTGGTCGTTCCTTCAGCCAAGGTTATGGTCGCGGAGTTGGCGCTTTTCACGAAGATTGCGGCTCCTGTGGAATTCGTAATCGTAGCTCCATCGAGAACGATCTGGACATCAGCTTCATCGACTGTTTCGACACGGACTTGGCCTTCGCTCAGGGTTCCGCTGAGGATATATGTGCCTGGTTGCGTGATGGTCAGGATGGAGCCGTCAGCAGCGGCTCCGGATCCGTCGACTGTGATGGTTTGATCGGAAAAACTGATGGCTGTGCTGTTGCTTGCTGAATAACTGGAGTCTGATACAAGGGTGGATGCAACGGTCGCCTCAGTGGTCGAGCCGTCGCTGGATGCTGTAGTGGTGCTCGCTTCAGTAGAGCAAGCTGTCAGTAAGGCAAGGCTGCCTGTCAGGGTGAGGATTTGCGTAAGGGGTCTGTTCTTTAAGTTCATTATAGTATTTTTCATGATTTAGTTCTCCTGTCGGGTATTTTTTTTGGTCAATATCTGCGGTTAATGTCTAGCTACACGGGTTAGCTTTTCCTAGCCTGCTTGGTTGCCGTTGTAGCTGACCAATGTGGCGTTCTGGACGCCTTCGATGGCGCTCAATTCATTCATGAAGCTTGTTTCGTTGTTTTTGACTTTTACTTCATAGATCAATTCCGGTTGACCGTCCGTGATGCTCTTGGATTTTACGATGACTTTGCCGAAGCGGTTTTTGATGATTTCGGTAGCCTGTAATTCGGCGTTCTCATTCTCCAACTGCAGCATCAAGATGTAAGGGGCCGAAGAATCGACCTTTCCTGTCAGTACGAGCAGGATGACAGTGATGAAAGCCGATCCGAGGAAAGCCAGAGAATACAAGCCAGCTCCCAGGATGATGCCGACGCTGATCGACCAGAAAAGGAAGACCAGGTCAAGCGGTTCCTTGATGGCTGTTCGGAAGCGGACGATGGAAAGGGCACCGACCATACCTAGGGAAAGCACAACGTTGGAAGTTACGGCCAGGATGACGAAAGTCGTCAGTACCGACAATAGGACCAACGACGTGTTGAAGGGTTTCGAATACATGACGCCGGCATAGGTTTTTTTATAGATGAAGAAGATGAACAGGCCGATGAAGAGCGCCGACAGCAGCGAAACCGAAGCCGCCGTGATGGAAAAGTCGGCCGTTTCCTCCAAAAAGCTGTTTTTTAAGATATCTGTAAATGTTGTCATTTCAATATTCCTCCTGGTATGGTTTTAAATAATATTTCCTGCTTCTTAAATGATGGCTAGCTTCACGGGTAAGCCCTTCGGAAATTAGATAAATCTGACCCATTGCGCTCTACGATGCTCATTTGCATGGGAATCTTAGGGATTTATCCCTTAGATTCCCAGTATAAGGTGACCGTAGGGAACGTTGCGAGGCCAGATTTCCTAAATTTCTTTCAGGGCTGAACGAACCCGTGAAGCTTTTCTTAAATTTGGTTTAGGTGTCTTCCGATGACGTATTTTGAGTGCGAGGTGCTGTTGGTCTCTTCTGTCTGCACCAGACTTTGGATCCATTCCGGCAGATAGTTGTCGAATTTGACTTCCAGCACGCAGTCGATCCCAGGCTCCCTTATTCCGATACGGCCATCATGGAAGAAAGAGGATACTTGCGTGCTGGCGTGCATATCAAAATCCAGTGTGATGCGCGTGTTCCCGGGGCCATAGGCGAAGGCTTCCCGTTCGTAAGTGATGATCACTTTCGGTTCCATGCATTGGCTTTTGCACTTGGCATAGAATTCCTGCAGCAAAGGATGGCTGGCATCAGCAAGGCAGTCATATTTTTTTTGGATAAGCTGTTCGGCCATGTCTTTCGTGATGCAGGCGCTCTGTTTATAACCGACTGCGCCGTCCTTGACTTTTTTCTCCAGACGGATAAAGGAAGCGTCATTGTTGTAATAACGGATCCGGAATTTTTCGCGGTAGCTTCGGCCATCCTCTTTGTCCCAATAGGCATCATCATAAAGGGTGTCAAAATAGAGACTCCTGATGCTGTAGCTGTTGCCTACTGAATTCTCGTCATGTTTCAGGAACTTTCTCAGCCGACTTGTGAGGATGACTTTGTTTTTTTGGGAAATTTCGTGTTTGAATTCGTTTCGGTAGCATATTTCGCTCATAACGCTCGACCTCGTCTCTTTGTTTCTCTTGATGTCCTTATTCTATGCCGATCCGGGAGACAATTCTCCGTAAACTGGGCAGAGAGTTGTTGCAAAAATGGGGCAAAATGAGCGGAAAGATGCGTAAATTCGAAAGAGCGAAAAAAACAAAAAAAGAAGACCGAAATGCTGGCCAATGGGGGGCAGCGTTTCGGTCCTTGTTCTAAAACTGTAGTAATTAATTGGGTTTTTCATTAATAAGCGTATCACTATGTGTGTTTCACAAATTTGCACAAGGTCTTATGCAATTAAAATAGTTGGCTAGCTTCACGGGTTAGCCCTTCGGAAATTAGACAAATCTGACCCATTGCGCTCTACGATGCTCATTTGCATGGGAGTCTTAGGATTTATCCCTTAGACTCCCAGTATAAGGTGACCGTAGGGAACGTTGCGAGGCCAGATTTCCTAAATTTCTTTCAGGGCTGAACGAACCCGTTCCGCTTTTCTGCTTATTTGTTTTGTTGTGGCAGGATGATTGTGAAAGTTGTTCCTTTTGCGGAGGACATGACTTCGATGCGTCCGCCGTAAGTCTGCACGATCGATTGGACGATGGAGAGCCCGATGCCGTGCACGCCTTTGTTACCTTTGTAGAAGCGGTCGAAAATATGCGGCAGGTCTGCCTTGGAAATCGGTTCGCCATCATTGTGGATGGTGATCATGATCCGGTTGTCTATCTCCTTGCAGCCCAAACGGATGATGCCTTTTGCGTAACGCAGGGCGTTGGAGATGAGATTCTGGAAGGCCCGTTCGAAATCCCGTTCATCATAATGGAACAGGACAGGATCCTTCTGGAAGTCGAACAGCACTTGCAGATTTTTTTGATCACTGACACTGGCGTAGCGTTCGGCGGTATAGGCCAATGTCTCGCGGAGGTCATTTGTACTGGTCAGCCGGTCCGATGAACGGGTCTCCAGACGCGACAGATAGAGGATATCCTCCACGAGCATCCCCAGTTTGTCGGTCTCATTTTTTATCGCGATGGCGCCTTTTTTGTCATCGATGATGCCGATTTCGATGCCTTCCGCGTTTGTCTTGATGATCTGCAACGGTGTCCGCAATTCATGGGAAGCGTTCTGGAAGAATGTGCGCTGATCGGCGTCGTACAGCTTGAGTTTTTTGGTGGTCTCGTTCATGGTCGTCTTCAGTTCATGTAGTTCCAGGTCGACGAATTCCTCGTCGATCGTCTGATAGTTCCCTTCACCGATCTCTTTCGCGAACAAAGCCAGCGTCTGCAAAGGTTTCGTGATTCTTGAAACGAGCAGGTAGGTGATGGTGGCGATGGTCACCAGCCCAATCAGCATGATGATCAAAAGGATCTGATTCAGATTCTGCTCGAAAACGAACAGATCAGACATGTTCAGGAAGAATACCGCATAGGTCCCGTCCTCCTCGGCGTTGGGAGCGATGGAATAGTAGTAGAGATTATCCTCCAATTCCAAATTCCCATCGGCTGTCAATGCCAGCGCGATGTCGGAACTTTCCAATCCGGAAACGAAATTCGTCAAGGAATCATCCTCACTGAATCCGGTGTCCTGGATCTGCGGGAACAGTATTTCGAAATCTTCGGAAATGATCGTCTTTTGGACGCTGGACGAGAAGGCCGTATGCGGTTCAGGATTTTTTTCCCGGGGTTCATCCACAAAAGCGGCATCCGATGAGGCGGGTTCCGGTTCCAATTTTTTGTCCTCATCGAAGGGACGCTCGATGTAATTTTGTCTCGCTTCGGCAAGCAATGAGGCCGCTGTCGTTTCGATGTACTGGGTAAAGAAAAAATTGAACACCAGATAAATGAAGGCAAAGACGGCCGCCAACAACAAGGTGACGGTCGTCAGAAGCCGGATCTTCAAACTTTTTTTCGATGTCTTCATCTTCATCCCGCAGACGACTCCTTCACGGTGAAGCCGAATCCCCAGACGGTCTCGATCTCGACTGTGGAACCGGCCAGTTTTTTGCGCAAGCGCCTTACCGTGTCATCGCAGGCGCGCGTCTCGATGTCCTTGCCGTAGCCCCAGATCGAGTCCAAAAGCTCGTCCCTGGAAACGGCACGGTTTTTGTTTTCTATGAGATAAACGAACACATTGTATTCATTTGGTGTCAGGTTGAGGGAGATCCCATTTTGTTTGACGGACATGGCGGCCAGATCGATTTCGATATCGCCGATCCGCAGCGTAGCTTCTTCCTGACGGGCCGGCAGGCGTTCCTGGTCCATCTTGATGCGGCGCAGCATCGCTTTCACGCGCATATTCAGGGCGATGGCACTGAAGGGTTTCGTGAAGTAATCATCACTGCCCAAGTTTATGCCCGTCGCGTAATCCATGTCACTGTCTTTTGCGGTCAGGATGATGATCGGCACCGAACTGATGTCGCGGATTTTTTTGGTGATCTCGAAGCCGCTCGATCCAGGCATCATCACATCCAGGATGACCAAGTCCGGCTGTTTATTGAGGAAAGCCTCGTAGAGCAGGTCGCCATTGGGAAAGTCGGAGACCACATAGCCCTCGCTCTCCAGAAACGTCTTCACCGTCAAACGGATGCCATCTTCATCTTCTGCAATATATATTTCTTCACTCATAATGTTGTCCACCCCATTCTTGTATCCAGTATAACCGATTTTCAATTGGAAGATTACGAAAAACTGCGGCAATCCTGCAGAAATTGGGGCAGGTAAACACTATTTTTCCACTCCTATGAAAATAGATGGCACATCATCGGGACAAACTGGTAAAATAGCGTATAGTCCTTCGAGAGGTCGGGCTGAGAATTTTAGATTTTTGGAGGAATAAACAAATGACCCTAACACATAGAAACGCAACTTTGGACGATGTGGAAGCTATCGTCGCCATCTACAATCAGACGATCCCCAGCCGGATGGTGACGGCCGATCTCGAACCGGTGACCGTCAAACAAAAAATGGGCTGGTTCCTGGACCATTCGCCCAGCTACAGACCGATCTGGGTTTTTGAAGAGGATGGAAAAATCTGTGCTTGGGTGAGCTTTCAGCCTTTCCATGAGCGCGCCGCCTACGATAAGACAGCAGAATTGAGCATCTATATCCATGAGGACTACCGCGGCAAAAAAATGGGCACGCAGATCATGGAAGCGGTATTGGCCGCCTGCGACGAACTGGATATCACGAATCTGGTCTGCCTCATCTTCGGCCACAATGCACCAAGCATCGGGCTGATGAAAAAATTCGGTTTTGAACAATGGGGATATTTACCGAGGGTAGCCGAGCTCGACGGCATCGAGCGCGACCTCGTCTACATGGGCAAAAGAGTGCGCGACTGAACCTTGAAGCGGCAGATCAGAGGATTGAAGGACTTTTGCCGATACCGTTTTTCAGATACAGAAACACGCACCAGTTATCTAGCGTCAGCGACTATATTGAGGGTTGCTTATGATAAGTCTGTTGATATATTGTTAACATTGCATTGTTTTTATTGCAACCTCCATCCTTTTAGTATAATTAGTAAGTTAGTTTTTGAAATTATTTTATAAAGGATGGATGGAGCATGTGGTTTATATTTGCGATAGTTTCCGTTTTGGCCTGGGGCACAGCGGATTTGTTTTATAAAAAAGGGAGCGATCCGAAAGACAAATACAGTTATCTGAAGATCGTCATCATGGTCGGAGCGGTCATGGGGATCCATGCGGTCTATGTCATGCTGACTTCCGGGGTGGTCTATGAGCCAATCAATATGCTCACCTATCTTCCGGTATCTTCCATGTATATCTTGTCGATGGCGGTCGGGTATGCGGGTCTGCGGTTTCTGGAACTGTCGATCTCCTCACCGGTACAGAACTCGTCCGGGGCGATATCCGGCTTGTTGACTTTCATTTTTCTGGGGCAATCGATGACCGGGATCCAGTTTTTTGCGGTAGGCCTGATCACAATCGGCGTTATTCTGCTGTCGGTCTTCGAGCAACGCTTTGCCGAGGCGG comes from the uncultured Trichococcus sp. genome and includes:
- a CDS encoding DUF4956 domain-containing protein codes for the protein MTTFTDILKNSFLEETADFSITAASVSLLSALFIGLFIFFIYKKTYAGVMYSKPFNTSLVLLSVLTTFVILAVTSNVVLSLGMVGALSIVRFRTAIKEPLDLVFLFWSISVGIILGAGLYSLAFLGSAFITVILLVLTGKVDSSAPYILMLQLENENAELQATEIIKNRFGKVIVKSKSITDGQPELIYEVKVKNNETSFMNELSAIEGVQNATLVSYNGNQAG
- a CDS encoding polyphosphate polymerase domain-containing protein, with the translated sequence MSEICYRNEFKHEISQKNKVILTSRLRKFLKHDENSVGNSYSIRSLYFDTLYDDAYWDKEDGRSYREKFRIRYYNNDASFIRLEKKVKDGAVGYKQSACITKDMAEQLIQKKYDCLADASHPLLQEFYAKCKSQCMEPKVIITYEREAFAYGPGNTRITLDFDMHASTQVSSFFHDGRIGIREPGIDCVLEVKFDNYLPEWIQSLVQTEETNSTSHSKYVIGRHLNQI
- a CDS encoding HAMP domain-containing sensor histidine kinase, with the translated sequence MKMKTSKKSLKIRLLTTVTLLLAAVFAFIYLVFNFFFTQYIETTAASLLAEARQNYIERPFDEDKKLEPEPASSDAAFVDEPREKNPEPHTAFSSSVQKTIISEDFEILFPQIQDTGFSEDDSLTNFVSGLESSDIALALTADGNLELEDNLYYYSIAPNAEEDGTYAVFFLNMSDLFVFEQNLNQILLIIMLIGLVTIATITYLLVSRITKPLQTLALFAKEIGEGNYQTIDEEFVDLELHELKTTMNETTKKLKLYDADQRTFFQNASHELRTPLQIIKTNAEGIEIGIIDDKKGAIAIKNETDKLGMLVEDILYLSRLETRSSDRLTSTNDLRETLAYTAERYASVSDQKNLQVLFDFQKDPVLFHYDERDFERAFQNLISNALRYAKGIIRLGCKEIDNRIMITIHNDGEPISKADLPHIFDRFYKGNKGVHGIGLSIVQSIVQTYGGRIEVMSSAKGTTFTIILPQQNK
- a CDS encoding response regulator transcription factor codes for the protein MSEEIYIAEDEDGIRLTVKTFLESEGYVVSDFPNGDLLYEAFLNKQPDLVILDVMMPGSSGFEITKKIRDISSVPIIILTAKDSDMDYATGINLGSDDYFTKPFSAIALNMRVKAMLRRIKMDQERLPARQEEATLRIGDIEIDLAAMSVKQNGISLNLTPNEYNVFVYLIENKNRAVSRDELLDSIWGYGKDIETRACDDTVRRLRKKLAGSTVEIETVWGFGFTVKESSAG
- a CDS encoding GNAT family N-acetyltransferase, with amino-acid sequence MTLTHRNATLDDVEAIVAIYNQTIPSRMVTADLEPVTVKQKMGWFLDHSPSYRPIWVFEEDGKICAWVSFQPFHERAAYDKTAELSIYIHEDYRGKKMGTQIMEAVLAACDELDITNLVCLIFGHNAPSIGLMKKFGFEQWGYLPRVAELDGIERDLVYMGKRVRD